A stretch of Besnoitia besnoiti strain Bb-Ger1 chromosome V, whole genome shotgun sequence DNA encodes these proteins:
- a CDS encoding hypothetical protein (encoded by transcript BESB_061830) — MGSFISRAARGCDVPVAFLSLLLEHDHLDDLLRCCQFSLSLPRAPRLRSGAPLAPSACRSSLASSLESSVFSASRGSAEAAPADALAPGSRASALDASLGLLVSLGAHTSVPVSTPSASPSVAFASGEAAKAHALPWSDERSIAESLALAIVSHLHRRMCLLPDALGEARGESTEKKRVQLDVLVKAHVQLGLTSELASLLQEEAFRCMECIGRDIDVLYSEAGEDCLLLTLQLFLESSRFFLAAGCLQLHLTVNRLAALVALQLKAVEFFLSLRCLARKVREHDLARRARILRLLDRVPRPSSAGAAETPAVFCGDEATKREPRQSADAPPVSRTALTRDAFEGGVGGQDGSAWLEGGAASNVSELAPSSQTPPLGDLVQTLLFELSCEEATMRSADATQLEEAREASGGAPSLASCAARDAGIWERRPERGRAALFASSGTSGGFQQTRRDSLARRGSLPSLQSGERTSSGVQPGGAGRMGAGDYRQCDKVRCEGAVDDDDGRTITALLAREKGAGDTLLSPFKVVHLSLKEVLLFIEVHPDAMASVIVARAYDHIYGGVVNAAWPRAIFRHCVLRGDPHYREQLQSLGGGGRAPPGGASRRAGAAPFVAEQAAEGARSRTPPPSQSDAGDSAEEGERRCHGRRSACAVAESSLWKTGGFGNEIMAAVVRLFLAEFGGGGADPEKAASSPASLQQGGESSSPRGEGDSARGRPRKIAESSSGLVLVALDARHAERDLQGEKASPRHPAAVNRDAQDDSGCNEDKRLSGRGGAAESAVWQTADGHRAAPMVGEASNIGGQRRGFGGRQVQGSPQGTSKQEESRARGSGAVAVWASSAVGDEGDTARWTETESGNGDLPQAALDLRGRRRGEGLDSASPSSSPAGWRERPRLEEGSQGSAPGAGRTSSSRGDEGASPSSPSVATGCGERRVAADVLRARFLGKNVDLGLPAVAGVQEYAVDARAGSPGVSPRAAASPAPPPRASFFTAAADFDFGVYTFRPSGVLGEIRRACAAGRAPAEAETLAEEIGEKFRDRCVSSMKDLLVHGVENLELRLQFCRLLGPSFADVTAETCEIVDDASLYPPAGFLRVHGRLNRMAAGAGEAPQPSASAGGPADRGASAQAAQKEGKKSGAQPPAAADGPAAWSDTRTSVEA, encoded by the exons ATGGGGTCCTTCAtttcgcgtgctgcgcgcggctgtgATGTGCCGGTTGCCTTCCTCAGTCTTCTCTTAGAGCACGACCACCTCGACGAccttcttcgctgctgtcagttctccctctcgcttcctcgcgcgccacgtttgcgcagcggcgctccgcTGGCGCCCTCGGCTTGCCGGTCTTCCCTGGCTTCTTCGCTGGAGtcttctgtcttctccgcctcgcgcggctccgccgaggctgcgcctgcggacgctctcgcgcccggctcccgcgcgagcgccttggACGCCTCGTtgggcctcctcgtctctctggGTGCGCACACGTCTGTGCCCGTCTCcacgccttctgcgtctccttctgtcgctttcgcgagcggagaggccgcgaaggcgcatgcgctgccATGGAGCGACGAGCGCAGCATTGCAgagagcctcgcgctcgccatCGTTTCGCATCTGCATCGGCGTATGTGCCTGCTTCCAGACGCCCtgggagaggcgcggggcGAAAGCACcgagaagaaacgcgtgCAGCTCGACGTCCTCGTCAAAGCCCACGTCCAACTCGGCCTTACGAGCGAACTTGC CTCGCTGCTGCAAGAGGAAGCGTTCCGCTGCATGGAGTGCATCGGCCGAGACATTGACGTTCTTTACTCCGAGGCCGGGGAAGACTGTCTCCTCCTCACTCTCCAG CTTTTCTTGGAGAGCTCGCGTTTCTTCCTGGCGGCGGGGtgcctgcagctgcatctGACTGTGAATCGCTTGGCGGCGCTGGTGGCGCTCCAGTTGAAGGCGGTGGAGTTTTTTCTTTCGCTGCGTTGTCTGGCGCGGAAAGTTCGCGAACAcgacctcgcgcgccgcgcgcgaattCTCCGACTTCTCGATCGCGTGCCGCGGCCAAgttccgccggcgccgccgagacgccggctgtcttctgcggcgacgaggccacTAAGCGCGAGCCAAGGCAAAGCGCGGATGCGCCGCCGGTCTCTCGCACCGCCTTGACGAGAGACGCGTTCGAGGGAGGAGTCGGGGGGCAAGACGGCAGCGCGTGGctcgagggaggcgcggcctccaaCGTCTCAGAgctcgcgccttcgtcccAGACTCCGCCTCTAGGCGACCTCGTTCAGACGCTCCTGTTTGAACTCAgctgcgaagaggcgacgatGCGGAGCGCCGACGCGACTCAGCTGGAGGAGGCCAGGGAGGCCTCTGGTGGCGCTCCTTCGCTTGCCTCTTGCGCCGCTAGAGACGCCGGCATCTGGGAGAGGAGGCcggagcgcggccgcgctgcactCTTTGCCTCGTCCGGCACCAGCGGCGGCTttcagcagacgcggagggacagcttggcgcgccgaggctctctcccgtcgctgcagagcggcgagcgcacGAGCTCCGGGGTTCAGCCAGGGGGGGCAGGAAGAATGGGCGCGGGAGACTACCGCCAGTGCGATAAGGTCCGCTGTGAAGGCGCTGTAGACGACGATGACGGCCGCACCATCACCGCCCTgctggcgcgcgagaaaggcgccggcgacacgCTCCTGAGTCCCTTCAAGGTCGTTCACCTGTCGCTTAAGGAAGTTCTTCTCTTCATCGAAGTCCATCCCGACGCCATGGCGAGCGTCATCGTCGCAAGA GCCTACGACCACATCTACGGCGGCGTCGTGAACGCGGCGTGGCCTCGGGCAATTTTTCGGcactgcgtcctccgcggcgacccGCACTATCgagagcagctgcagagcctcgggggcgggggtcgcgcgccgcccgggggggcttctcggcgcgccggcgcggctccATTTGTCGCCGAGCAGgcggccgaaggcgcgcgaagcagaaccccgcctccgtcgcagAGCGACGCTGGAGACAGCGCTGAGGAaggggagaggcgctgcCACGGGAGGAGATCCGCGTGCGCGGTAGCCGAGTCCAGTTTGTGGAAGACGGGGGGCTTTGGGAACGAAATCATGGCCGCGGTCGTGCGCCTTTTTCTAGCCGAGTtcggcgggggaggcgcggacccggagaaggcggcgtcgtcgcccgcgtctcttCAGCAGGGCGGCGAGTCGTCCAGCCcacgaggcgagggagactcCGCACGCGGAAGACCGAGAAAAATTGCAGAAAGTTCTTCAGGTCTCGtgctcgtcgccctcgacgcccgacacgcagagagagacctgcaaggcgagaaagcgtctccgcggcacCCGGCGGCGGTCAATCGAGACGCCCAGGACGACAGCGGATGTAACGAGGACAAGCGGCTCTctggacgaggcggcgcggcggagtctGCAGTCTGGCAAACAGCAGACGGACACCGAGCGGCTCCCATGGTTGGGGAGGCTTCCAACATCGGCGGCCAACGCCGAGGTTTTGGGGGTCGCCAGGTGCAGGGCAGCCCCCAGGGGACTTCGAAGCAGGAAGAGAGCCGGGCCCGAGGGtccggcgcggtcgcggtgtGGGCCTCATCGGCGGTtggcgacgaaggagacaccgCGCGGTGGACAGAGACAGAGTCTGGAAATGGCGATTTGCCCCAGGCGGCCCTCGACTTGCGAGGCCGGAGACGTGGCGAGGGCCTGgacagcgcctcgccctcttcgtctcccgcggggtggcgcgagaggcctcgGCTCGAGGAGGGCAGCCAAGGAtctgcgccaggcgcagggcggacgtcgtcgtctcgtggcgacgagggcgcgtcgccctcctccccctccgtgGCGACAGGCtgtggcgagcggcgcgtggctgcaGACGTTCTGCGGGCTCGCTTCCTTGGAAAGAACGTCGACCTCGGCCTCCCTGCCGTCGCAGGCGTCCAGGAGTACGCTGTCGACGCCCGTGCCGGGTCGCCAggcgtgtctccgcgcgctgccgcctcccccgcccctccgccgcgcgcctccttttTCACCGCGGCTGCCGACTTTGACTTCGGCGTCTACACCTTCCGGCCCTCGGGCGTCTTGGGCGAGattcgccgcgcgtgcgccgcggggcgggccccggccgaggcggagacgctcgcCGAGGAAATCGGCGAGAAATTTCGAGACCGGTGCGTGAGCAGCATGAAGGATCTCCTCGTCCACGGCGTAGAAAACCTCGAACTCCGGCTCCAG TTTTGCCGTCTGCTCGGGCCGTCCTTCGCGGACGTGACAGCAGAGACCTGCGAGATCGTGGACGACGCCTCGCTGTATCCTCCCGCAGGGTTTCTCCGCGTGCACGGGCGACTCAACCGCatggcggcgggcgccggcgaggcgccgcagccctcaGCCAGTGCGGGCGGGCCTGCGGACCGAGGCGCGAGTGCCCAGGCTGCACAGAAAGAGGGCAAGAAAAGCGGCGCGCAACctccggccgccgccgacgggcCTGCGGCGTGGTCCGACACGCGCACTAGCGTGGAGGCctag
- a CDS encoding putative exosome component 2 (encoded by transcript BESB_061840) yields the protein MADLSPAAFPPLGAAGAATRRPLASQTPRGEKKRTWGEAMRCSSAFESKTFRAALPGLDVVVPGQQIVVEEGCMRGHGTYEKGGKIYAAVCGILEKVNKLVYIRPLRSRYEGSVGDVVVGRVTDILNGKWLVDVNAGQAASLALAAISLPEQRRRLDDDMLEMQTFFVPSDVICCEVQRVAADGQILLHTRSARYGRLLNGVFLAVAPQQIKRQSHHIAQLTCGIQIVLGLNGYIWISLPAKTSTKDSLNYAHVQTTHESVSKERRLAISRVRNIILCLAKSNFDISIAAIERMYEISGSRGWEAKDLTDPLIMEQLVEAFLASRLGDNV from the exons ATGGCTGACCTCTCCCCTGCCGCGTTTCCGCCCTtaggcgctgcaggcgccgccacTCGGCGCCCCCTTGCTTCTCAGACAccgcgcggagaaaaaaagcgaacgTGGGGCGAAGCTATGCGTTGTTCTTCAGCATTCGAGAGCAAGActttccgcgcggcgctcccaGGCCTCGACGTCGTCGTCCCGGGGCAGCAGATTGTCGTTGAAgagggctgcatgcgcggccaCGGAACCTACGAGAAAGGCGGTAAAATCTACGCGGCCGTGTGTGGCATCCTGGAAAAG GTGAATAAACTCGTCTACATCCGTCCTCTTCGATCTCGCTACGAGGGCAGCGTCGGCGACGTCGTCGTGGGACGTGTCACCGACATTCTCAACGGAAAG TGGCTGGTGGATGTGAACGCAGGACAGGCGGCGTCTTTGGCTCTCGCGGCGATTTCGCTGCCcgagcagcgccggcggctcgaCGATGACATGCTTGAGATGCAGACCTTTTTCGTCCCTAGTGACGTCATCTGCTGCGAAGTCCAGCGCGTCGCA GCGGACGGCCAGATTCTTCTGCACACTCGCAGTGCGCGCTACGGCCGCTTGCTGAacggcgtcttcctcgccgtcgcgccgcagcagatcAAGCGGCAGAGTCACCACATTGCCCAGCTCACCTGCGGCATTCAAATCGTCCTCGGCCTCAACG GCTACATTTGGATTTCGCTGCCAGCCAAGACGTCCACGAAAGACTCGTTGAACTACGCGCATGTGCAGACCACGCACGAGAGCGTCTCGAAGGAGAGACGACTTGCCATCAGCCGCGTCCGCAACATCATTCTCTGTTTGGCGAAGAGCAACTTCGACATTTCCATCGCTGCCATTGAGCGCATGTACGAGATCTCGGGGTCGCGGGGCTGGGAAGCCAAGGACCTGACTGACCCGCTGATCATGGAACAGCTGGTTGAGGCGTTTCTCGCGTCTAGACTGGGGGACAACGTATAG